The sequence below is a genomic window from Lolium perenne isolate Kyuss_39 chromosome 4, Kyuss_2.0, whole genome shotgun sequence.
TCCACGACTGCTTTGTTGAGGGATGTGATGCCTCCGTCCTCCTGGACCCAACACCGGCCAACCCGCAGCCGGAGAAGCTTAGCCCTCCCAACTTCCCCAGCCTCCGTGGGTTTGAGGCCATCGATGCAGCCAAGGACGCCGTGGAAAAGGCCTGCCCGGGCGTGGTATCCTGCGCTGACATCGTTGCCTTCGCCGGCCGTGATGCAGCTTACTTCCTTAGCAAGATGACGGTGAAGATCAACATGCCGGCAGGCCGTCTGGATGGGCGCATTTCCAACTTCAATGAGGCCCTCTCTAACCTGCCGCCTCCATTCTTTAACATCACTCAGCTCATCGCCAGCTTCGCCGCCAAAGGGCTCAACACAGAGGACATGGTGGTTCTTTCTGGCGCCCACACCATTGGGGTCTCACATTGCTCATCCTTCGTCTCTGACCGTCTTGCCATCCCCTCCGACATCAACGCCGCCCTCGCCGGCATCCTGAGGAGGCAATGCCCCGCCAACCCGACCGCAGCCAACGACCCCACGGTGCACCAGGACGTGGTAACCCCTAACGCGCTTGACAACCAGTACTACAAGAACGTCCTCGCACACAAGGTCTTGTTCACGTCCGATGCCGCCCTTCTTACCACACCGGCGACCACCCAGATGGTGCTTGACAATGCCAACATCCGTGGACTGTGGGAAGACAAGTTCAACAAGGCGATGGTTAAGATGGGTGCCATCGGAGTCAAGACTGGAAACCAAGGTGAAATCAGGAGGAACTGCAGGGTGGTCAACCACTGATATATATGGCTACTCACTGGATCCGTTCATGGGGCACCGTGTTTGCAATCTCAGCACCTATCCGTTGCACTAGGGTCGTGAGGCCGCTGACTTTATTTTGAGTTATCTCAGATTTCCGGCGAGTACCAGGCTGTTTCATTTGTTCATTACTTTGGCTCGTGCGACTGTTGCTGCCTGTTCAGTTCTTGGAGAATGCATATTGTTTATTACCACACAGAGTATGTTGGATGGTTTCAGTTCTTAACTTGTACGTTCTTCTTATATTGGTCGTGAACTCGACTTCGTGTTCAATCTCTAACACCTGTACGTGTAAATTAAATGGCTGATTTCACACACCACTAGCTTACTCTTTCCTAGCTTTTCAAACAAAATTAGCTTTCAAGTTAGTAGTTCAAGGCTTACTAAAAATGTATTACCTAGAAGTGAGAAAGAATCATGCATATTGTAGATTCTTGCATTACAAGAACGACCCTATAAATAGGTTATAGGTCATTAGAGGATAGATATTTAACCCAGATCGATGGATCAATACTTGCCACGATAGATGAATACTTATCAAATTATACTACAACTATCCCTTATAAGTGGGGTAATCACTATTATAAGGGTACCCTCTACGTACTCGGTCTTTGTACTTCAAACAATGAACTAATTTTTATGACGGCATCATGTTAGATAACTTAGTTCGTTTTTTTTTTTACCAAAGAGAAAAGATACCATAATGTTGACCCAGTTGCATCCCGAGTAATGACAGGCAGATAGGATCCGGCAACAACAATGTTGTGCCAGGAATTACCAAGTTTAATCTAAACTTATACATGTGCTCCTCAAGGATGAGAAACATGATGAACTCCTTCTACAAAATAGTCAACAATGCTCAGTTGGGGCTTCCCCTCTCCCTGAAGCACATGCAAACTGTAAGAGAAACGTGAAATCCGATCGCTCATTCAAAGACCAAACAAGGAACTTCAGTGGTAAACGCAACACACCGAAAAGAATAACAAGCCACAAAGTTCATACAAGGGGAAAGGCATAACAAAGAACAAGTTTGATCGAACTAATCTTTGCgataaatgttgattctacaaGAAGGTTGCCAAAACGATTCCGCACCCCAAGAAATCTGGTAGACATCTATATGCCATCTATGAGACATAAGAAACCTACCGAAGGAGCAACATATGATGCCAACTTCAATTTTCAACCTAAAAATAACATGGAAGCTAGACGTTAGCGAGGTGTTCAAGGAGCACTACGAAGCACCTACAACATGACTTCGTGGACGCAGTGATGATCTAATATACCTCTAATGGCATGTTCGGGGACTTCGACTAGTCGATAAAATCCATTAGATACTACATTTACTTTCAATATATTGTTATAATAAAAACATATTATTTTTATTGATGTCATCACCTTTTAGTGTAAAGCACAATATATACTGTatcaacacttcaacatcaataaagtTATTTATTTTCTATATATCAAACGAAATTATTTTTATTACTGAACATTTAAGTATATAAATTTATATGGGAGTCAATCCAAATGGAGGAGGAAATG
It includes:
- the LOC127332234 gene encoding peroxidase 2-like — encoded protein: MALASVKLSIALTCALLLSSACHGLEVGYYKNSCPGVEAIVRNEVKKFVYKDAGIGAGLIRMFFHDCFVEGCDASVLLDPTPANPQPEKLSPPNFPSLRGFEAIDAAKDAVEKACPGVVSCADIVAFAGRDAAYFLSKMTVKINMPAGRLDGRISNFNEALSNLPPPFFNITQLIASFAAKGLNTEDMVVLSGAHTIGVSHCSSFVSDRLAIPSDINAALAGILRRQCPANPTAANDPTVHQDVVTPNALDNQYYKNVLAHKVLFTSDAALLTTPATTQMVLDNANIRGLWEDKFNKAMVKMGAIGVKTGNQGEIRRNCRVVNH